A DNA window from Pseudarthrobacter sp. W1I19 contains the following coding sequences:
- a CDS encoding zinc ribbon domain-containing protein has protein sequence MLTDKSRQANGGRVDRKYLLSGLLACPCGTRMSGAVAKGVPEYRCPNDRGCGRTRRKARALDEYIEEELLKYLERQSLEPVGRASDDNALDREIADAEQSLSALIDEWTAGRISDAVFFTAQARKEAVLNGLKGERAQEKRRQTMKAPVGAGVRQKWAGLTLPQKRGILFEVVQAVKVYPKPVTAPKKFDPYYYVIILRTD, from the coding sequence CTGCTGACAGACAAAAGCCGTCAAGCCAACGGTGGCCGGGTAGATCGGAAGTACCTCCTTAGCGGGCTGCTGGCATGTCCTTGCGGAACGAGGATGAGCGGGGCTGTTGCCAAGGGAGTACCGGAGTACCGCTGCCCCAACGATCGAGGGTGCGGCCGGACCAGACGCAAGGCCAGGGCGCTGGATGAGTACATCGAGGAAGAATTGCTGAAGTATCTGGAACGGCAAAGCCTTGAACCTGTCGGACGTGCATCAGACGACAACGCGCTCGACAGAGAGATTGCGGACGCGGAGCAGTCTCTGTCCGCCCTGATTGACGAATGGACGGCCGGCCGAATCTCCGACGCCGTGTTCTTCACGGCCCAGGCACGCAAGGAAGCCGTGCTGAATGGCCTCAAGGGTGAGCGGGCACAAGAAAAGCGCCGCCAGACTATGAAAGCTCCGGTCGGCGCTGGGGTGAGGCAGAAGTGGGCGGGACTCACGCTGCCTCAGAAGCGGGGAATTCTGTTTGAGGTGGTTCAGGCGGTAAAGGTGTATCCGAAACCCGTGACGGCTCCCAAAAAATTCGACCCCTACTATTACGTAATTATCCTGCGTACTGATTGA
- a CDS encoding recombinase family protein, with amino-acid sequence MKVGVYLRISLDDEGTGLGIERQRHDSTALCKRLGWEVAKVYADENLSAYKRSVDRPAWEELLTDLEAGTIHGVACYDVDRIARQPKQLERLIDLYESKRRLVFATVSGEIDLSTADGRFLARLLVNVANKSSADTARRVARAQLQRAQQGKVAGGGARPYGYERDNVTVVPEEAAVIQDAAKRILLGETLIGICKSIDGQYPTPGKSTKWNRTVLRSILLNPRIAGLRSYKGSVLIGEDGSPVKAIWEPIVSVDT; translated from the coding sequence ATGAAGGTCGGCGTGTACCTGCGGATCAGCTTGGACGATGAAGGCACAGGCCTGGGGATCGAACGCCAGCGCCACGACTCCACCGCCCTGTGCAAGCGCCTGGGCTGGGAAGTGGCCAAAGTCTACGCCGATGAAAACCTCAGCGCCTATAAAAGGTCGGTGGATCGGCCGGCCTGGGAAGAGCTGCTGACTGACCTGGAAGCCGGAACCATTCATGGCGTCGCCTGCTACGACGTGGATCGAATCGCCCGTCAGCCCAAGCAGCTGGAACGGCTCATCGACCTGTATGAAAGCAAACGTAGACTGGTCTTCGCGACCGTGTCCGGGGAGATAGACCTGTCCACCGCGGACGGCCGCTTCCTGGCTCGGCTCCTAGTGAACGTGGCGAATAAGAGCTCCGCCGATACAGCCCGCCGCGTCGCCAGGGCTCAACTGCAACGTGCTCAGCAAGGCAAAGTAGCCGGTGGTGGTGCCCGGCCCTATGGATACGAGCGGGACAACGTAACGGTGGTGCCGGAGGAAGCGGCGGTTATCCAAGACGCGGCCAAGCGGATTCTTCTCGGCGAGACGCTGATAGGTATCTGCAAGTCAATCGACGGCCAGTACCCGACGCCGGGCAAGAGTACGAAGTGGAACCGGACGGTGCTGCGCTCGATCCTGCTCAATCCCCGCATCGCCGGACTGCGCTCCTACAAAGGGTCGGTCCTCATCGGTGAAGATGGTTCGCCGGTGAAAGCTATCTGGGAGCCCATAGTCTCGGTGGATACCTGA
- a CDS encoding helix-hairpin-helix domain-containing protein, translated as MVWRKEHGPFKAVEELDAIDGVGPKMLEALLPLLTI; from the coding sequence GTGGTCTGGCGCAAGGAACACGGGCCCTTCAAAGCAGTGGAGGAACTTGATGCCATTGACGGCGTCGGCCCAAAGATGCTTGAGGCCCTGCTCCCGCTGTTGACCATATGA
- a CDS encoding DUF4131 domain-containing protein — protein MEEAPRRRTDIRLALPAAFVWGASIAGLWLPPIALAALCCILLVLAAMLLHRTRRNRTWRIRRMRSVTGGPRKPARRSFLTTTAVALLLAATAAAHSAVASSQRHEGPLAAAVASGRSVVAVVEVAGTPRALNPPNQAGTPSRWSIAVWTRDVSTGGVLLRTRAQLLITGGGAWGTVVPGQLVRATGKLRSPDPGREEAGILTASSGPGKPTDSPFLQESAKELRERFVSAASFLAPDPRGLLPGMVTGDTSALDEGLESAMKTVGMTHLTAVSGQTA, from the coding sequence GTGGAGGAAGCACCGCGACGGCGGACCGACATACGGCTGGCACTGCCTGCGGCCTTCGTCTGGGGTGCATCGATTGCAGGGCTCTGGCTGCCTCCCATTGCACTGGCGGCCCTGTGCTGCATATTGCTGGTGCTTGCGGCCATGCTGCTGCACAGGACCCGGCGGAACAGGACCTGGCGGATCCGCAGGATGAGGTCAGTAACTGGAGGCCCGCGGAAACCTGCGCGGCGGAGTTTCCTTACCACCACAGCGGTTGCGCTCCTGCTGGCAGCCACTGCGGCAGCGCACTCGGCGGTTGCGTCCAGCCAGCGTCATGAAGGCCCGCTGGCGGCTGCGGTCGCGTCAGGCAGGTCCGTGGTGGCGGTAGTGGAAGTGGCAGGAACGCCCCGGGCCTTGAACCCGCCGAACCAGGCTGGTACGCCCTCGCGCTGGTCGATCGCTGTATGGACCCGGGACGTCAGTACAGGAGGCGTCCTGCTGCGCACCCGGGCCCAACTCTTGATAACAGGCGGCGGCGCCTGGGGAACTGTGGTGCCCGGACAACTGGTCCGCGCAACGGGGAAGCTCCGGTCTCCGGACCCCGGGCGGGAGGAAGCAGGCATCCTGACGGCGTCCTCGGGGCCGGGAAAACCCACCGATTCGCCGTTCCTGCAGGAATCAGCGAAGGAACTGAGGGAACGCTTTGTCTCAGCAGCCTCGTTCCTCGCCCCGGATCCGAGGGGCCTGCTTCCCGGAATGGTCACCGGGGACACCAGCGCGCTGGATGAGGGCCTGGAGAGTGCAATGAAAACTGTAGGTATGACCCATTTGACCGCTGTCAGCGGCCAGACCGCATGA